The DNA region TTCAGATAAGTATCGTCGGGGAAGCCCTGCCCGCTGGCCGAAAAAGCATTTTGTTTGGTAATCTGCCAATCGGTACCCAATATTACGTCCAGGCTATGCTTGTCGTTAAATTCTTTCTTCCAGGTCAGCATGTTCTGGATGAAGGTATTTACCTGTTCTGTTTGGGCCTGGGTAGCTGTTCCATTGCCCGAGCTGCCCGAACCATTGGGCGTAGCTACAGACACGGTACTTGGTACATAGTTCGTTTGACGGTAGTTGTTGTAATTCACAGCTACCGAACTTCTGAAAGTAAGCCCTTTCGTGATATCATATTCCCCCGCAAGGCTTCCAATGGCAAAAATTGTATTAGAGCGGTTGATGCCCTTTGTAAGCAGCAAGGGGTTTTGAAAACCCTGGTAAGCATAGGCGCCCAGGTCAGCCGGATCAAGGATTTTGATGCTTCCATCGGCATTATAAGGATCGAACGTTGGAGGTGCAAAAAGCGCCTGTGTGTACAATCCATTAGTGATGTTATTGGTCATGAAACCATAATCCATATTGGTATTGATGCGGAACCTGCTGCTGATCTCGTTATCCAGGCTTACTTTACCGGCAATACGCCGGAAATCGGTACCCAAAACCGTTCCTTCATTTCTATTGTAGCTCAATGAAGTGTAGTAACGCGTGCCGGTGCCACCTCCCCTTACCGAAAGGTCTGCATTCTGCGTGATGCCGGTACGTGTTACCAGGTCCATAAAATCGGTATTTGCCGTACCGAAGAAATTAGGATCTGTAAGGATTTGTGTAGCCACACCGTCCGGAGCCTGGCCGGCGATACCCCTCACGTCATTCAGGTTTTTAGCTGCTTCTTTGATAATTGTGATGTACTGGTCCCTGTCCAACACCTTCTCGTTCTGTACCAGACTGAAACCATTGTACACATTGGCTTCAAAAGTAGGTTTCTGATTGATCATCCCCTTTTTCGTAGTAATGATTACCACACCATTAGCGCCTCTTGATCCGTAAATCGCTGTCGCAGATGCATCCTTTAATATCGTTATCGACTCAATGTCGTTGATGTTCAAGCCACCCAAGCTGTTAAGCCCTCGTGCAAAAGACCCCGCCACAGTTGTATTCGGATCGTCTTGTCCACCCCGGTCAACCGGACTTACAATATCAGAAGCAGTTTGCTGGAACCGGTTTTGCACCTGTACCTGCACTCCATCTATAATGTACAAAGGATCGTTTCCACCGATAAGCGAGGTTCCGCCCCTCACCCTGATCTTGGCCACACCGCCCGGTGAGCCATCGGCCTGTACTACCTGTACCCCGGCAGCCTTACCACTCAGTGCCTGGTCTATTGTTGCAAAAGGCACATCTCTTACCTCGTTGATATTTACCGTAGCAACAGATCCTGTAAGGTCTTTCTTTTTCATAGTTCCGTAACCTACCACTACAGTTTCTTCGAGCTTGTTCTGGCTCATCTGCATCACCACCACCATCGTTGGGCTGGCTGTCATCTCTCGGGTAACATAACCTACGTATGAGAATACCAGCACCGCATTATCTGGTACAGAAAGATTAAAAAAGCCCTGTTCATTAGATGAAGTTGACCTTGTAGAAGTCCCTTTCAGTTTAATACTCACACCTGCCATCGCTTTACCGTTTTCATCCACCACGCGGCCACGAACATCAACAGCAGAAAAAGCATTCTTAAGTTTATCCAGAAAGGAAGGCTCTTTTTTTGAAACCACTACAGATTTTTTAATAACCTGGTATTCAAACGGCTGCCCCTCAAACACCTGCTCAAGCACCTCAGTTAACAGGGCGTTCTTTACATTTATATTTACAGGTCTGGCATTTCTTAAATTGGTTGTTGTGAAAAGAAAATCGTAGCCGCTTTGCTTTCTGATCTCATCAAAAATGGCTTTAATAGGTGCATTTTTCTCTGAGAGCGTAATTCTTTGTCCATAGGTAGCTGCATTAACCTGCAGAATAGCTGTGATCAGGAATAAAGTGGTCCACTTCATAATCAACAGAATTTTGGTCACATAGCGCACAGGCTCTGTAACCCTTTTGGTGTAAAATTTGTACATTTGTTAGAATGGTTTAAATGGCAGGCCTTCATTTTCGAAGATGTACGGGCATGCCGCTTGGTTGATAACTTAGGTTGTTGATATTGAAACCAGTAATCTTTATCCCGGTTCACAGGCCGGGATATTTTTTTCTGGAGTTCTTCTTGTAGAAATTAATTCATTACGGTGACCCTCCTTCCTTCAATTTTAAAACGAACGGCTCCGGTGCCTTCCAGCATAATCAATACGTCACTGATGTTTGTAAACCGGGATATGGCCCCGGTAAACCCTTCCCTGCTAATTTCCCCCTCATAATTGACATCAATATCGTACCAGCGGCTGATTGTTGACATCACCTCAGTAATCTTCTCATCGTTGAAATAAAAATATCCCTTTTTCCAGGAAACTGCGGCTTCTAAATCGGCTGAGCCTACATTCAACTGCCCCGGTGTCAATACCGACTGCTGCCCCGGTTTCAGGATCACTTTATTATTTTTTCCAGTCACCATCAGGCTTCCTTCCAATAGTGTAGTTTTAATCGCTTTATTCTCCTGATAACTATTGATGTTAAAGTGCGTTCCCAACACCCTGGCCTCCTGTCCATCTACATTTACTATAAATGGGTGCAGTTTGTCTTTAGCTACTTCAAAATATCCCTCACCCGACAATTCTACCCTCCGTTCAGTTAAGTGGCCAAAGCTACGGGGAAACCGTAAGTAAGACGCAGAATTTAACCATACTCGGGTACCATCAGACAGAACAATTTGAAATTGTCCGCCCCTTGGTGTGCTTACATTCATATTTTCACGTCCTATCATGGAAGAATCACCAATCTGCACTTTAGTCCCGTCGTTATACACCAATTTAGCAGCTTCAACAACAATGCCCGTTTTTGCATCGTTAAGATTGATTACTTTACCATCGGCAGTTGTTAATATTGCTGTGTTCTTACCTGGGGAAATATCGTTCGCATACCGAACACTCGTTCCAGGTTTTTTCATGAGGTAAAAGCCAAAAACAGCTGCTGTTAGTGTGGCTGCAATACCTGAAATTTTTAACCATAGTGCAAACTTTCCGGCAAGAGGTGTTTTGTTTTTCTGAATGCCGGCCCATATTTCTTCAGATGCTGCGGATAGCTGTGTCTCAGAAACCTCATTTCCTTCTTGCTGATTAAGCTGATGCAGCCAATATTTGGCCATAGCCTCCTCTTCGGCACTCAGCTTTTCCTTATTGAGCTTACTTAATATATCTTTGATGTCTTTTTTCATTTCCTGTTGATGCAACTATACCTGCATTTAAAACAAAGACGATTGTGAAAAAGGGATTAGGTACAGCAGCAGGAAAAAAATTCTCTCTTAACGCCCCAGGAGATATAAAAGCCAGACTACAATACCCAGTTTAGTTCTAAGGTGTTTCGAAGCTCTTTTAAGCTGGGTAGAAACGGTATGTTCTGAGATTTCCAGCTGGCTGGCAATTTCTTTTGTGCTTAGAAAGGCTTTGTTTTTAAGTTCAAATATCTCTCTCATCTTTGGTGGCATGGCCGCAATTTCCCTGGCAATCAGCCCTGCAATATCCTTTTCCCTGATCAGATAATCAGTTTCTGTACTATCTATTTCTATAAAGTGCTGACCACTTTCAATGTATTTATGTACGATATTTTTATGCTTAAAAATATCAAAAACCCGGTTGAGCACCATTTTGTATAAATAGCCGGCCAGGGTAGTTTTCAATTCAAAATTCTTTCTTTGGTTCCATAGCCAGGTAAAAACTTCCTGAACCAAATCTTTGGTGTCCTCATCATCTTTGAGCTTCCTGTAGGCGTACAGATACAGCAACCTGTGGTAACGCTCATAAATTTCAGCAAAGGCCGCTTCATTCCCTTCTTTCAATAAAGCAACCAGTTCCAGATCATTATGTGTGCTGTAAATGTTCATTCAGTAGCTATGTTCATCCCCCTATTAAACTCTTCCAGTTAAAGGTACTTTTTTTTTGACAGTCAAAAACACTTTGAGGTTTAAATGCCAATAATAGGGAATTATTTTTATTACTAGGAGACAGCCACTCAATAATCTTTCGCAGACGACAAAATCTTAGCCCTATTAAAAAGATAGCCGGATAAATCTATTATCCGGCCCATTCTTTGATCAGATACTGGCCACCAGCAACTCATCATATTTTACGTTTGTTTATTATTTGAAGATTTGGCTCAACATCATATCCAGTTCAGTGTCATCCGCAAACTGATGCACAATTTTACCCTCTTTATCAATCAGGATCTTGGTAGGATAGCCCCCAACTTCGTATAAACTGGAAAGATCTATATTCCCGCCCTTGTCATTTTGCTTACCCCTGTTTCTGAGCACCTGCGGCCAAAGCCCAATCCCATCATCTTTGATTGCTTTTTTCCAGCCAGCAATGTTATTGTCATCGTCAGAAATGCCAATAAAC from Pedobacter africanus includes:
- a CDS encoding FecR family protein, producing the protein MKKDIKDILSKLNKEKLSAEEEAMAKYWLHQLNQQEGNEVSETQLSAASEEIWAGIQKNKTPLAGKFALWLKISGIAATLTAAVFGFYLMKKPGTSVRYANDISPGKNTAILTTADGKVINLNDAKTGIVVEAAKLVYNDGTKVQIGDSSMIGRENMNVSTPRGGQFQIVLSDGTRVWLNSASYLRFPRSFGHLTERRVELSGEGYFEVAKDKLHPFIVNVDGQEARVLGTHFNINSYQENKAIKTTLLEGSLMVTGKNNKVILKPGQQSVLTPGQLNVGSADLEAAVSWKKGYFYFNDEKITEVMSTISRWYDIDVNYEGEISREGFTGAISRFTNISDVLIMLEGTGAVRFKIEGRRVTVMN
- a CDS encoding TonB-dependent receptor; the encoded protein is MYKFYTKRVTEPVRYVTKILLIMKWTTLFLITAILQVNAATYGQRITLSEKNAPIKAIFDEIRKQSGYDFLFTTTNLRNARPVNINVKNALLTEVLEQVFEGQPFEYQVIKKSVVVSKKEPSFLDKLKNAFSAVDVRGRVVDENGKAMAGVSIKLKGTSTRSTSSNEQGFFNLSVPDNAVLVFSYVGYVTREMTASPTMVVVMQMSQNKLEETVVVGYGTMKKKDLTGSVATVNINEVRDVPFATIDQALSGKAAGVQVVQADGSPGGVAKIRVRGGTSLIGGNDPLYIIDGVQVQVQNRFQQTASDIVSPVDRGGQDDPNTTVAGSFARGLNSLGGLNINDIESITILKDASATAIYGSRGANGVVIITTKKGMINQKPTFEANVYNGFSLVQNEKVLDRDQYITIIKEAAKNLNDVRGIAGQAPDGVATQILTDPNFFGTANTDFMDLVTRTGITQNADLSVRGGGTGTRYYTSLSYNRNEGTVLGTDFRRIAGKVSLDNEISSRFRINTNMDYGFMTNNITNGLYTQALFAPPTFDPYNADGSIKILDPADLGAYAYQGFQNPLLLTKGINRSNTIFAIGSLAGEYDITKGLTFRSSVAVNYNNYRQTNYVPSTVSVATPNGSGSSGNGTATQAQTEQVNTFIQNMLTWKKEFNDKHSLDVILGTDWQITKQNAFSASGQGFPDDTYLNNLSSAAVTLPSTGTSDQSSLLSFYLRANYSFMDKYMVTFTGRSDASSKFPKANRVGYFPSGGLGWRISQESFMKNVKWVNELKLRGSMGYTGTQNIADNLFYTLYSPVSYAGLNGLSPTQLGNQRLKWESTLQKDAGLEFELFNSRLRGEIGYYEKTTSGILFPTSVAGTSGFDQVTANIAKIRNRGLELTIGADFIRNKNFQWSGTFNIAGNRSKVLALNNDIEDPANPGVYRFGNTVLKVGEPVGLLYGRVFKKILTTQEEVDAYSALSPSYYPYLGIGDASYEVVENYMGYQGFTYFKDDIIGRAEPKYYGGYTNRLSYKNFSLTTLATFSYGNDIYYLADIQNRDVSQRTNKGIRILDRWTPENPTATRPRLIMGESSYAYAASDNVYDASFLKLKSVTLAYQLPKSLTDKLKINSVSAYVSGTNLLTITNYPGVDPEVSNDPYSLIGGYSDAGGYPFVRQISIGLRVGL
- a CDS encoding RNA polymerase sigma factor, encoding MNIYSTHNDLELVALLKEGNEAAFAEIYERYHRLLYLYAYRKLKDDEDTKDLVQEVFTWLWNQRKNFELKTTLAGYLYKMVLNRVFDIFKHKNIVHKYIESGQHFIEIDSTETDYLIREKDIAGLIAREIAAMPPKMREIFELKNKAFLSTKEIASQLEISEHTVSTQLKRASKHLRTKLGIVVWLLYLLGR